A genomic stretch from Marinobacter fonticola includes:
- the hpf gene encoding ribosome hibernation-promoting factor, HPF/YfiA family has translation MQLNMSGHHVELTPPLKEYVSEKFQKLERHFDHISNCQVTLSVVKLRHTAEATLHVVGGEVHAKAQNEDMYAAIDSLVDKLDRQILKHKEKTVDRMHGAASR, from the coding sequence ATGCAACTCAATATGTCAGGTCACCATGTCGAATTAACCCCTCCCCTGAAAGAGTATGTGTCTGAAAAATTTCAAAAACTTGAACGTCATTTCGACCATATCAGCAACTGTCAGGTGACCCTGTCCGTGGTAAAACTCCGCCATACCGCTGAAGCCACGCTGCATGTCGTCGGCGGGGAGGTTCACGCAAAGGCTCAGAACGAAGACATGTATGCGGCGATCGATTCGCTCGTGGACAAACTTGATCGGCAGATCCTGAAGCACAAGGAGAAGACGGTCGACCGAATGCACGGCGCAGCCAGTCGCTAG
- a CDS encoding HPr family phosphocarrier protein translates to MIREPITIINKLGLHARAAAKLVSTASAFKSKVLIGKDSREVDGKSIMAVMMLAASCGTEIELVIDGADECQARDALVDLINDYFGEGG, encoded by the coding sequence ATGATCCGCGAGCCCATCACCATCATAAACAAGCTCGGCCTTCATGCCCGAGCCGCTGCCAAGTTGGTCAGCACGGCGTCGGCGTTCAAAAGCAAGGTATTGATTGGAAAGGACAGCCGAGAAGTGGATGGTAAGAGCATCATGGCGGTCATGATGCTGGCCGCCAGTTGCGGCACCGAGATCGAGCTGGTGATTGATGGCGCTGACGAATGCCAGGCCCGAGACGCGCTCGTCGATCTGATTAACGACTACTTCGGCGAAGGCGGATAA
- the kdsC gene encoding 3-deoxy-manno-octulosonate-8-phosphatase KdsC — protein sequence MERPLPDDLITKAASIRLLALDVDGIMTDGRLYFTAQGDELKAFNILDGHGIKQLRRSGIEVAVITGRSSPLTARRARDLGIQHVYQGREDKEAALRELLSELNISNEAAAYMGDDLPDLGAIMLAGLGISVPNGHWYVREQADYCTEAAGGEGAVREICDLILQAQNKLADLHLTYHSGGATDGA from the coding sequence ATGGAACGACCGCTGCCCGATGATCTGATTACCAAAGCCGCCAGTATTCGCTTACTGGCACTGGATGTGGACGGCATCATGACCGATGGGCGGCTGTACTTTACGGCCCAAGGCGACGAGCTGAAAGCTTTTAACATTCTCGACGGACACGGCATCAAACAGCTTCGCCGCAGCGGGATCGAAGTGGCCGTCATCACCGGTCGCAGCTCGCCGCTAACCGCACGCCGAGCCCGCGACCTGGGCATCCAGCACGTCTATCAAGGCCGGGAAGATAAAGAGGCTGCCCTCCGCGAACTTCTATCCGAGCTGAATATTTCCAACGAGGCAGCCGCCTACATGGGCGATGACCTTCCCGACTTGGGCGCCATCATGCTTGCCGGCTTGGGCATTTCGGTTCCCAATGGCCACTGGTATGTTCGCGAACAGGCGGATTACTGCACTGAAGCCGCAGGCGGAGAAGGCGCCGTGCGCGAGATTTGCGACCTGATTCTGCAGGCCCAGAACAAGCTGGCCGACCTGCACCTGACTTACCATTCCGGCGGCGCTACCGACGGAGCGTGA
- a CDS encoding RNA polymerase factor sigma-54, whose product MKASLQLKLGQQLTMTPQLQQAIRLLQLSTLDLQQEIQQALDSNPMLETSEEEEGSDTSAENENSSNEAESKEQNDSDSQQEDNSWDEPSEEPDWSADNQQDIPDDLPVDTAWDDIYQSAPTSASRGDDEDDSDFESRNSPTETLQDHLLWQLNLTPMSDRDRAIAHALLDSVDTRGYLITSVEDIHAGLEDEADEDPLELDEVEAVLRRLQHFDPPGVFARDLQECLLIQLNQLPHDTPWLPQARLVISHYINLLGNRDYAQLLRRSRLTEEQLKAVLALIQTLNPRPGDSMEQGEPDYVVPDVVVSKSKGRWRVELNPEIAPRIRVNAGYAALIRRADSSADNTYLRDQLQEAKWFIKSLQSRNETLLKVATRIVEHQQGFLDHGEESMKPLILSDIAQAVGMHESTISRVTTQKYMHTPRGIFELKYFFSSHVSTNEGGECSSTAIRAMIKKLVAAETPKKPLSDSKIAALLGDQGINVARRTVAKYREAMHIPPSNERKRLV is encoded by the coding sequence ATGAAAGCTTCGCTCCAGCTTAAGCTGGGTCAGCAGCTCACCATGACACCGCAGTTGCAGCAGGCCATACGCCTTCTGCAACTGTCGACGCTGGATCTTCAGCAAGAGATCCAACAAGCGCTGGACTCCAACCCGATGCTGGAAACCTCCGAGGAGGAGGAAGGCTCGGACACGTCCGCCGAGAACGAAAACAGCAGCAACGAGGCTGAATCCAAAGAGCAGAATGATTCAGACTCCCAGCAGGAAGACAATAGCTGGGATGAACCGAGCGAAGAGCCGGATTGGTCTGCCGACAACCAGCAGGACATCCCCGACGATCTCCCGGTCGATACAGCCTGGGACGACATCTACCAATCCGCACCTACCTCAGCCTCCCGCGGCGACGACGAAGACGACAGCGACTTTGAGTCTCGCAACTCACCGACAGAAACCCTCCAGGATCACCTGCTCTGGCAACTCAACCTGACGCCCATGAGCGACCGCGACCGCGCCATTGCACACGCGCTGCTGGATTCGGTGGATACCCGCGGCTACCTCATCACGAGCGTCGAGGATATCCACGCGGGATTGGAGGACGAAGCCGACGAGGACCCTCTGGAACTGGACGAAGTCGAGGCGGTCCTGCGCCGGCTCCAGCATTTCGATCCGCCGGGGGTTTTTGCCCGCGATCTGCAGGAATGTTTACTGATTCAGCTTAACCAGTTGCCGCATGACACGCCCTGGCTACCGCAGGCGCGCCTGGTCATCAGTCACTACATCAACCTGCTGGGCAACCGTGATTACGCTCAACTCCTACGCCGCAGCCGCCTCACCGAAGAACAACTCAAGGCCGTACTCGCGCTGATCCAGACACTGAATCCGCGTCCGGGCGACTCCATGGAGCAAGGCGAACCCGACTATGTGGTGCCGGATGTGGTGGTGAGCAAATCGAAAGGCCGGTGGCGCGTCGAACTGAACCCGGAAATCGCCCCTCGGATCCGGGTGAACGCCGGTTACGCCGCGCTGATCCGGCGGGCGGACAGTAGCGCCGACAACACCTATTTGCGCGATCAGTTGCAGGAGGCCAAGTGGTTTATCAAGAGCCTACAAAGCCGTAACGAAACCCTGCTTAAAGTCGCCACCCGTATTGTCGAACATCAGCAAGGCTTTCTCGATCATGGCGAGGAGTCGATGAAGCCTCTCATTCTGTCCGATATCGCCCAGGCGGTCGGCATGCATGAGTCGACCATCTCGCGGGTCACCACCCAGAAGTACATGCATACGCCCCGCGGCATTTTCGAGCTGAAGTATTTCTTCTCCAGCCACGTCAGCACGAACGAAGGCGGGGAGTGTTCGTCCACGGCAATCCGTGCCATGATCAAGAAACTGGTGGCGGCGGAAACGCCAAAGAAGCCGCTTAGCGATAGCAAAATCGCCGCCCTACTTGGCGATCAGGGTATCAACGTCGCCCGGCGAACAGTTGCCAAATATCGCGAAGCCATGCATATACCGCCGTCCAACGAACGTAAACGATTGGTATAA
- the rapZ gene encoding RNase adapter RapZ — translation MKLIIVSGRSGSGKSTALHVLEDLGFYCIDNLPIGLLFPLTEEASQASPRRLRNIAVSIDARNLAGEIANFEAIHERLEATQLKVEIIFLDATDQSLLQRFHATRRKHPLSDDRTSLREAIAGEKRLLEPLARLADLYIDTSELSMYELRDMVKQRIVGRREQELALLFQSFGFKHGVPVDSDYVFDVRCLPNPYWDPSLRKFTGVDTEVKDFLEQQPATQHMLDDIKRFLEAWLPAFRESNRSYMTISIGCTGGQHRSVYMCDQLGAYFESQYSNVQVRHTELPHLTAQPAQDTP, via the coding sequence ATGAAACTGATCATCGTCAGCGGTCGTTCAGGCTCGGGGAAGAGTACGGCCCTCCACGTTCTGGAAGACCTGGGCTTCTATTGCATCGACAACCTACCCATTGGATTGTTGTTCCCACTGACAGAAGAAGCCAGCCAGGCTTCACCGCGCAGGCTCCGCAACATTGCCGTCAGTATCGATGCGCGCAACCTGGCGGGCGAAATCGCCAACTTCGAAGCGATCCACGAACGCCTGGAAGCCACCCAGCTGAAGGTCGAGATTATCTTTCTCGACGCTACCGATCAGTCGCTACTCCAGCGTTTTCACGCCACCCGGCGTAAGCACCCGCTGAGTGACGATCGCACTTCATTGCGCGAAGCCATCGCCGGCGAGAAACGTCTACTAGAACCCCTGGCTCGTCTCGCGGACCTTTACATCGACACCTCCGAGCTCTCGATGTATGAGCTACGGGACATGGTCAAACAGAGGATCGTAGGCCGGCGGGAGCAAGAGTTGGCACTGCTGTTCCAGTCATTCGGCTTCAAACATGGCGTGCCGGTGGACTCGGATTATGTCTTCGACGTGCGCTGCCTGCCCAACCCCTATTGGGATCCCAGCCTGCGCAAGTTTACCGGTGTCGATACCGAGGTTAAGGACTTTCTCGAGCAGCAACCGGCAACGCAACATATGCTGGATGACATAAAACGCTTCCTGGAAGCCTGGCTACCCGCTTTCCGCGAAAGCAACCGTAGCTATATGACCATTTCCATCGGCTGCACCGGGGGACAGCACCGCTCGGTCTACATGTGCGACCAGCTCGGCGCCTACTTTGAAAGCCAGTACAGCAACGTCCAGGTCCGTCACACCGAATTACCCCACTTGACGGCCCAACCCGCTCAGGACACCCCATGA
- the lptA gene encoding lipopolysaccharide transport periplasmic protein LptA → MRRPQTGNTHKLSGLIGIALMALAGQAAGFDLDSNSPIKVTADNARLDESKGTAIYTGDVIVSQDATELTAQKVVLYRNKGVLDRIEAFGEPAHYSQARQGETPKTDAEALTIIYAAGDSRITFEKQAIIRQEGNVFKGDHIEYNTASRVVVADGGRSPDNPDGRVEMLIQPRQSNENQGETN, encoded by the coding sequence ATGAGGCGCCCTCAAACCGGTAACACCCACAAGCTCTCCGGCCTTATCGGCATCGCTTTGATGGCGCTGGCCGGCCAGGCTGCGGGCTTCGACCTGGACTCCAACAGCCCAATAAAGGTTACGGCGGACAACGCTCGCCTGGATGAATCCAAGGGGACCGCAATCTACACCGGCGATGTCATCGTGAGTCAGGACGCCACCGAACTGACAGCCCAGAAGGTTGTCCTCTACCGCAACAAAGGCGTGCTCGATCGGATCGAAGCCTTTGGCGAACCGGCACACTATAGCCAGGCACGTCAGGGTGAAACGCCGAAAACCGACGCCGAAGCCCTCACCATCATCTACGCCGCTGGCGACAGCCGCATTACCTTCGAAAAGCAGGCGATAATCCGTCAAGAGGGCAACGTTTTTAAAGGGGATCACATCGAGTACAACACGGCCAGCCGCGTCGTCGTCGCCGACGGCGGGCGCAGTCCGGATAACCCGGACGGTCGGGTAGAAATGCTGATACAACCGCGCCAGTCCAACGAAAACCAGGGCGAGACCAACTAA
- a CDS encoding KpsF/GutQ family sugar-phosphate isomerase yields the protein MTTSFIDSAREAIGIQREAIDALINRIDDTFIKACEVIMSCSGRVVVTGMGKSGHIGKKIAATLASTGTPSFFVHPGEASHGDLGMITRQDVVLAISNSGKTSEVLTILPLLKRMGAPLISMTGDPESVLAREAVVNLDVSVPREACPLNLAPTSSTTATLVMGDALAVALLAARGFSAEDFAFSHPGGSLGRRLLLRVSDIMHTGDRIPRVSADTLLSGALLEISRKGLGMTTVVDDHDALVGVFTDGDLRRTLDRNLDVHVTPIHDVMTVKGRSIYDDQLAAEALKLMDEVKINALPVLSRDGRLVGAINMHDLLRAGVI from the coding sequence ATGACGACCTCTTTTATCGATTCCGCCCGCGAAGCCATTGGCATCCAGCGAGAGGCCATTGACGCCCTTATCAATCGGATCGACGACACCTTTATAAAAGCCTGCGAAGTCATTATGTCCTGCTCCGGTCGCGTCGTCGTGACCGGCATGGGTAAGTCCGGCCATATCGGCAAGAAGATCGCTGCGACACTGGCCAGTACCGGCACACCGTCGTTTTTTGTCCATCCGGGCGAAGCTAGCCACGGCGACCTGGGCATGATTACCCGTCAGGATGTGGTTCTTGCCATCTCCAATTCCGGCAAGACCAGCGAAGTGCTGACCATCCTACCTCTACTCAAGCGCATGGGCGCACCGCTGATCAGCATGACCGGCGACCCGGAATCGGTGCTCGCCCGGGAAGCGGTGGTCAACCTGGACGTGAGCGTACCGCGGGAAGCCTGTCCGCTAAATCTGGCCCCCACCAGCAGTACCACCGCAACACTGGTTATGGGCGACGCTCTAGCGGTAGCCCTGCTGGCCGCACGCGGTTTTAGCGCCGAAGATTTTGCCTTCTCTCATCCAGGCGGCAGTCTGGGCCGCCGGCTGCTGCTGCGCGTTTCCGACATCATGCATACCGGCGACCGCATTCCGCGTGTGTCGGCGGACACGCTACTCAGTGGCGCACTGCTGGAAATTTCTCGAAAAGGGCTGGGGATGACCACTGTGGTCGACGACCACGACGCCCTGGTCGGCGTATTTACCGATGGCGATTTACGGCGCACGCTGGATCGAAATCTGGATGTTCACGTCACACCGATTCACGATGTCATGACCGTTAAAGGGCGTAGCATCTATGACGATCAGCTCGCAGCCGAGGCCCTCAAGCTCATGGACGAGGTGAAAATCAATGCCCTGCCGGTACTAAGCCGCGACGGACGCTTGGTCGGCGCCATCAACATGCATGACCTGCTTCGCGCCGGCGTGATATGA
- the lptC gene encoding LPS export ABC transporter periplasmic protein LptC, producing MLNRLNRLRLRHLGIAILSAVLIGLLWQSDEKRGIDPAADLRGPQEPDSFVVNGEYRSFAETGQLSAVISSPRVEQFDEQSLADMEAPRARLIDVNTGLPWTLRANEGRYQLDSDIVRLSGDVVITRTLPSGSQGELKTPHLTLDNDKRIVHTDAPVVLTDPHGVTRATGMQAWIDERIMELKSQVEGQYEAPSNR from the coding sequence ATGCTGAATCGACTCAACCGGCTTCGTTTGCGGCACCTGGGCATTGCCATATTGTCGGCCGTGCTCATTGGCCTGCTATGGCAGAGTGACGAGAAACGAGGCATTGACCCGGCCGCTGACCTGCGTGGCCCGCAGGAACCCGACAGTTTTGTCGTGAACGGCGAATACCGGTCCTTCGCGGAGACGGGGCAGCTCTCGGCTGTCATCAGCAGCCCGCGCGTCGAGCAATTCGACGAACAGAGCCTCGCAGACATGGAAGCCCCCCGGGCCCGACTGATCGACGTCAACACCGGTTTACCCTGGACGCTCCGGGCCAACGAAGGCCGCTACCAACTGGATAGTGACATCGTCAGGCTCTCCGGCGATGTTGTCATTACCCGCACGCTGCCTTCCGGAAGTCAGGGCGAACTGAAAACGCCCCACCTGACGCTGGATAACGACAAGCGCATTGTGCACACTGACGCCCCGGTGGTGCTGACGGATCCCCATGGCGTAACCCGGGCGACGGGCATGCAGGCCTGGATCGACGAACGCATTATGGAACTTAAATCACAGGTGGAAGGACAGTATGAGGCGCCCTCAAACCGGTAA
- the ptsN gene encoding PTS IIA-like nitrogen regulatory protein PtsN, with protein sequence MTETPLTIQSILVPELTLSGVPGTSKKRILELIAEHIARRYPELEEAQIFNNLVSRERLGSTGIGQGIAIPHCRLENCNHVIGALLTLEEGVAFDAIDNQPVDLLFVLIVPKEATSEHLELLSQLAEKFNERTFCERLRRCEDATQLYEAMTQSQ encoded by the coding sequence ATGACGGAAACACCTTTAACCATACAGTCCATCCTGGTTCCCGAGCTCACCCTTAGCGGTGTGCCGGGAACCAGCAAGAAGCGAATCCTGGAATTGATCGCCGAGCATATTGCTCGGCGCTATCCAGAGCTTGAGGAAGCCCAGATTTTCAACAATCTGGTCTCCCGCGAGCGCCTGGGCAGCACAGGCATTGGCCAGGGTATCGCCATTCCTCACTGTCGCCTCGAAAACTGCAACCACGTCATTGGTGCGCTTCTGACCCTGGAAGAAGGCGTTGCCTTCGATGCCATCGACAACCAGCCGGTTGATTTACTCTTCGTGCTGATCGTGCCAAAGGAGGCAACCAGCGAACATCTTGAGTTGCTCAGCCAGTTGGCCGAGAAATTCAATGAACGCACTTTCTGCGAGCGCCTGCGTCGATGCGAGGATGCGACCCAGCTTTACGAGGCCATGACGCAGTCGCAGTAG
- a CDS encoding ABC transporter ATP-binding protein: protein MASGSTYIDIDNLVFLRGERRIFDGLSLQIPRGKVTAIMGPSGTGKTTLLKLIGGQLKPHSGRILVDGQPVHDLSRSALYALRARMGMLFQSGALFSDLSVFENVAFPLRVHTDLPEDMIRDIVLMKLEAVGLRGARDLMPSELSGGMTRRVALARSIALDPELIMYDEPFTGQDPIAKGVLVEMISKLNRSMGLTSVLVSHDVPESLSICDYACIVSSGKVVGEGVPSELRASESERVQQFLQGKPDGPVPFHYSAPMIADDLAGASR, encoded by the coding sequence ATGGCGTCCGGATCCACTTACATCGATATCGATAATCTGGTGTTCCTGCGTGGTGAACGTCGAATCTTCGATGGCCTGTCTCTACAGATTCCTCGCGGTAAGGTAACGGCCATCATGGGGCCGAGCGGCACCGGTAAGACGACGCTGCTTAAACTGATCGGTGGCCAGTTAAAGCCCCATAGCGGACGTATTCTGGTTGACGGCCAGCCCGTGCACGATCTTAGCCGTTCGGCGCTCTATGCCTTACGGGCCCGCATGGGCATGTTGTTTCAAAGCGGTGCGTTATTCTCCGATCTAAGCGTGTTTGAAAACGTTGCCTTCCCGTTGCGGGTGCATACCGATCTCCCCGAAGACATGATTCGCGATATCGTGCTGATGAAGCTGGAGGCGGTCGGCCTACGCGGCGCGAGAGACCTGATGCCTTCCGAGCTTTCCGGCGGGATGACGCGGCGGGTGGCGCTGGCCCGCAGTATTGCGCTGGATCCGGAACTGATTATGTACGATGAGCCCTTCACCGGGCAGGACCCGATCGCCAAGGGCGTGCTGGTGGAAATGATCAGTAAGCTCAATCGATCCATGGGGCTGACCAGTGTACTGGTGTCCCACGATGTGCCGGAATCGTTGAGTATCTGCGACTATGCCTGCATCGTATCCAGCGGCAAGGTTGTCGGCGAAGGCGTGCCCTCTGAATTGCGTGCCAGCGAATCCGAGCGGGTGCAGCAGTTCCTCCAGGGTAAGCCGGACGGACCGGTACCCTTCCATTATTCGGCGCCGATGATAGCTGACGATTTGGCTGGAGCCTCCCGATGA
- the lptB gene encoding LPS export ABC transporter ATP-binding protein, giving the protein MAILCASNLAKSYKQVNVVKDVSLEIRSGEIVGLLGPNGAGKTTCFYMIVGLVPADRGRVTIDDKDITPLPMHGRARAGIGYLPQEASVFRKLSVRDNIMAILETRKGLSRADRESRLENLLEEFHITHIRDSMGMSLSGGERRRVEIARALAMEPAFILLDEPFAGVDPISVSDIKQIIRHLRDKGIGVLITDHNVRETLDICENAYIVSGGHIIASGHADDILANQQVKEVYLGNEFRL; this is encoded by the coding sequence ATGGCGATCCTGTGCGCAAGCAACCTGGCTAAAAGCTATAAACAGGTCAATGTGGTCAAGGACGTCTCCCTGGAGATTCGTAGCGGGGAAATCGTCGGCCTGCTCGGCCCCAACGGCGCCGGCAAGACCACCTGCTTCTACATGATCGTCGGCCTCGTGCCGGCGGACCGGGGCCGGGTCACCATCGACGACAAGGATATTACCCCGCTACCGATGCATGGGCGCGCCCGGGCCGGCATTGGCTACCTGCCCCAGGAAGCCTCGGTTTTTCGCAAGCTAAGCGTGCGCGACAACATTATGGCGATACTGGAGACGCGCAAGGGGCTGTCCCGTGCCGACCGGGAAAGCCGACTCGAAAACCTGCTGGAAGAATTCCACATCACTCATATTCGCGACAGCATGGGCATGTCACTCTCCGGCGGCGAAAGACGGCGAGTGGAAATTGCCCGCGCGCTGGCTATGGAACCCGCCTTTATCCTGTTGGATGAACCTTTTGCCGGCGTGGATCCGATATCGGTCAGCGATATCAAGCAGATCATCCGTCACCTCCGGGACAAAGGTATTGGCGTGCTGATTACAGATCATAACGTGCGAGAGACCCTGGATATCTGCGAAAATGCCTATATCGTCAGTGGAGGCCACATCATCGCCTCCGGACATGCCGACGACATACTGGCAAATCAGCAGGTCAAGGAAGTTTATTTAGGCAACGAATTTCGCCTGTAA
- a CDS encoding calcium/sodium antiporter, translating into MSLLPYIGALIVGLILLIWSADRFVEGSVAIARGFGMSPLLIGLTIVAFGTSAPEMLVSATAALTDVPALAVGNALGSNIANIGLVLGITTLIAPIPLKRAVLFREFPILLAVTLLVLPLLLDNELSPVDGVIFLVMLGVSLFLMSRNNNPADAPEFLEELEEIPPMATGRAIFWFVIGLAALVLSSRILVWGATELALSLGISDLIIGLTIVAIGTSLPELAASVASALKGHHDVALGNIVGSNLFNLLAVLAMPALLNPVQIESEVLYRDYGVMGGLTLLLAAFAYGMQKKGKLARFEGGILLAGYIAYTIVLYQAAR; encoded by the coding sequence ATGTCTCTACTGCCTTACATTGGCGCCCTCATCGTCGGCCTGATTCTGCTCATCTGGAGCGCAGACCGCTTCGTCGAGGGCTCGGTCGCTATCGCCCGCGGCTTTGGTATGTCGCCCTTGCTGATAGGCCTCACCATTGTCGCCTTCGGCACGTCCGCCCCCGAAATGCTGGTCTCCGCCACTGCAGCCCTCACAGATGTCCCGGCCCTGGCCGTTGGCAACGCGCTGGGTTCGAACATCGCCAACATCGGACTGGTGCTCGGCATTACCACGCTTATTGCGCCGATCCCCCTGAAGCGCGCCGTTCTCTTCCGGGAGTTCCCCATCCTGCTGGCCGTAACGCTGCTGGTGCTTCCCTTATTACTGGATAACGAACTATCGCCCGTCGACGGCGTGATCTTCCTGGTGATGCTGGGCGTCTCGCTATTTCTGATGAGCCGCAATAACAACCCGGCCGATGCCCCAGAGTTTCTCGAAGAATTGGAGGAAATCCCCCCAATGGCCACCGGGCGGGCCATCTTCTGGTTTGTCATCGGCTTGGCGGCGCTCGTTTTGAGCTCGCGCATTCTCGTCTGGGGAGCCACCGAACTCGCGCTCTCCCTGGGAATCAGCGATCTAATCATCGGTCTGACTATCGTCGCCATTGGCACCAGTCTTCCGGAGCTGGCCGCTTCGGTCGCCAGCGCCTTAAAAGGACACCACGACGTAGCGCTCGGCAATATTGTCGGCTCCAACCTGTTCAATTTGCTTGCGGTGCTCGCGATGCCGGCGCTGCTTAACCCGGTACAGATCGAGAGCGAGGTCCTCTACCGGGACTATGGTGTCATGGGCGGCCTGACCTTGCTGCTGGCAGCATTCGCTTACGGCATGCAGAAAAAGGGAAAACTGGCCCGCTTTGAAGGTGGTATACTGCTGGCCGGATACATCGCATACACCATCGTGCTGTATCAGGCAGCGCGCTAG
- the mgtE gene encoding magnesium transporter, whose product MSDALENSQARQRLRTLGEALDSGALQQVARILNGGLSPSDIAHLLESSPPRQRALLWNLVDKSLEGEVLQYLSDDIRSYFLSKLNAQELASIIEDFESDDLADLLQQLPDTVIQEVLDTMDDQDRQRVEEVLAYPEDTAGGLMNTDTITVRPDLSIDVVLRYLRRHRSLPPMTDSLIVVNRRDEYIGVMPITKMLVSSPSATVREVMDTDIEPIPVTMADTQVATLFERYDLISAPVVSENGRLLGRITIDDVVDVIREDADHSLMSMAGLDEDEDTFAPVMKTTKRRAVWLGINLITAFIASSVIGLFEGTISKVVALAVLMPIVASMGGIAGSQTLTLVIRGMAVGQISAANVSWLLNRELLTGVLNGILWALVVSVAATIWFGDPMIGLIIAAALVINLIAAALAGTLLPLFLKSRNIDPALAGGVILTTVTDVIGFLAFLGLATLIYG is encoded by the coding sequence ATGTCCGACGCACTCGAAAACAGCCAGGCCCGGCAGCGCCTCCGTACGCTCGGTGAAGCGCTGGACAGTGGTGCCCTGCAACAGGTCGCCCGCATTCTCAATGGCGGCCTGAGCCCGAGTGACATTGCCCACCTGCTGGAATCCTCCCCGCCGCGCCAACGGGCTTTGCTCTGGAATCTGGTGGATAAAAGCCTGGAGGGGGAAGTCCTCCAGTACCTGAGCGACGATATTCGTAGCTACTTCCTGAGTAAGCTCAACGCTCAAGAACTGGCGTCTATTATCGAAGACTTCGAATCGGATGACCTTGCCGACCTGCTGCAGCAGCTACCGGATACGGTTATCCAGGAAGTCCTCGACACCATGGACGATCAGGATCGCCAGCGTGTGGAGGAAGTCCTGGCCTACCCGGAGGACACCGCCGGTGGCTTGATGAATACGGACACCATCACGGTGCGTCCGGATCTCAGCATCGATGTCGTCCTGCGTTATCTGCGCCGCCACCGGTCGCTGCCGCCTATGACCGACAGCCTCATTGTGGTCAACCGGCGCGACGAATACATCGGCGTTATGCCTATCACCAAGATGCTGGTTTCCAGCCCCAGCGCCACGGTGCGCGAGGTCATGGACACCGATATCGAGCCGATTCCCGTTACCATGGCCGACACCCAGGTCGCGACCCTGTTCGAGCGCTATGACCTGATTTCCGCCCCGGTCGTCAGCGAGAACGGCAGATTGCTCGGCCGTATCACGATCGACGACGTGGTTGACGTTATCCGCGAAGACGCGGACCACTCCCTGATGAGCATGGCCGGTCTCGACGAAGATGAGGATACCTTCGCGCCGGTAATGAAAACCACCAAGCGTCGCGCCGTCTGGCTGGGCATCAACCTGATCACCGCCTTTATCGCCTCTTCGGTGATCGGACTTTTCGAGGGAACCATCTCCAAAGTCGTCGCCCTGGCCGTGTTAATGCCCATTGTCGCCAGCATGGGCGGGATTGCCGGTAGCCAGACTTTGACACTGGTCATCCGCGGTATGGCCGTCGGCCAGATCAGCGCCGCCAATGTCTCCTGGCTTCTAAACCGCGAGCTCCTGACCGGCGTCCTCAACGGCATTCTATGGGCACTGGTGGTTTCTGTGGCTGCCACAATCTGGTTTGGCGACCCTATGATCGGACTGATCATCGCCGCTGCATTGGTCATCAATCTGATCGCCGCGGCCCTGGCAGGCACGTTGCTGCCCCTGTTCCTGAAATCCCGTAACATCGACCCGGCGCTGGCCGGCGGCGTTATCCTTACCACCGTCACCGATGTGATAGGCTTTCTAGCCTTCCTGGGACTGGCGACACTGATTTACGGCTGA